From Streptomyces sp. TLI_105, the proteins below share one genomic window:
- a CDS encoding TetR/AcrR family transcriptional regulator produces the protein MAGRAAEPEVIWTRPERAGRGPKPAYSRRDIVDAAVRIADADGIDAVSMRRVAAELGCGTMSLYNYVPRKEDLYELMVDAVSGEYELPEEPSGDWRADMTAIAHQSRAIMYRHPWLARVMTTAYGFSPNALRFLEWCLGCLAPLDQPAGLKMQLIAMVNGTVMATVANEQAVAERARGLPWSEEEEQAVRGAYLMGQVASGRYPHLAALLAEAPAAPVDADEIFTMTIARLLESFAPDGGR, from the coding sequence ATGGCGGGCCGAGCGGCCGAACCGGAAGTGATCTGGACGCGGCCCGAGCGCGCGGGCCGCGGCCCGAAACCGGCCTACAGCCGGCGTGACATCGTGGACGCGGCCGTCCGCATCGCCGACGCCGACGGCATCGACGCGGTCTCCATGCGCCGCGTCGCCGCCGAACTCGGCTGCGGCACCATGTCGCTCTACAACTACGTCCCCCGCAAGGAGGACCTGTACGAGCTGATGGTCGACGCGGTCAGCGGGGAGTACGAGCTCCCCGAGGAGCCCAGCGGCGACTGGCGCGCCGACATGACCGCGATCGCCCACCAGAGCCGCGCGATCATGTACCGCCACCCCTGGCTGGCCCGGGTGATGACCACCGCCTACGGCTTCAGCCCCAACGCCCTGCGCTTCCTGGAGTGGTGCCTCGGCTGCCTCGCCCCCCTGGACCAGCCCGCCGGGCTCAAGATGCAGCTGATCGCCATGGTCAACGGCACGGTCATGGCCACCGTCGCCAACGAGCAGGCCGTCGCCGAACGGGCCCGCGGACTGCCCTGGTCCGAGGAGGAGGAGCAGGCGGTGCGCGGCGCCTACCTCATGGGACAGGTGGCGAGCGGCCGGTACCCGCACCTCGCCGCACTGCTCGCCGAGGCCCCCGCCGCTCCCGTCGACGCGGACGAGATCTTCACGATGACCATCGCCCGCCTCCTGGAGTCCTTCGCGCCGGACGGCGGCCGATGA
- a CDS encoding type ISP restriction/modification enzyme, protein MRGVTEAPRADDAPPLLDELMPWSVAPLRFGRSWIVAPDARTLRIRWDRLVAAEGAEREALFRPSRARTPASAVGALPGQRTGTTRFARETGPCPEPVRVAHGPFDEQWLLPDHRLIDTARPELWRVAGEPQLFAVEQGYVPGAAGPALLVTAALPEGRSPAGRPGRIRPLFRRPGGREPNLAPGLLDFLGERYGREVDAHDWLAWTVAAALPSPAGCRVPLPGDPEVWSAGVALGRELADVQLRGALSGTRPRLPGGRRPYVRAAVPARPTTMTYDSEDEALVLDGGRISPVPAEAWEYRVGGVRVLEQWFAHRTAPAEPGSLEALGPAAWPQEWTSELLDLVTVLALLGAREPERAALAAGGLDRADLAAAGILPAPSWSRRPASVLDHQEEGPEGQFMLL, encoded by the coding sequence ATGCGGGGCGTGACGGAAGCCCCCCGCGCGGATGACGCCCCGCCTCTCCTCGACGAGCTGATGCCGTGGTCCGTGGCCCCGCTGCGGTTCGGCCGGTCATGGATCGTCGCCCCCGACGCCCGCACCCTGCGGATCCGCTGGGACCGGCTCGTTGCCGCCGAGGGCGCCGAGCGGGAGGCGCTGTTCCGGCCGAGCCGGGCGAGGACCCCGGCGAGCGCGGTGGGCGCGCTGCCCGGGCAGCGGACCGGCACCACGCGCTTCGCGCGCGAGACGGGGCCGTGCCCGGAGCCGGTGCGGGTGGCGCACGGGCCGTTCGACGAGCAGTGGCTGCTGCCGGACCACCGGCTGATCGACACCGCCCGCCCGGAGCTGTGGCGGGTCGCCGGGGAGCCGCAGCTCTTCGCCGTCGAGCAGGGGTACGTGCCGGGGGCGGCCGGTCCCGCGCTCCTGGTGACGGCGGCGCTGCCGGAGGGCCGCTCCCCGGCGGGCCGTCCGGGCCGCATCCGGCCGCTGTTCCGGCGCCCCGGGGGCCGGGAGCCCAATCTCGCGCCCGGTCTCCTGGACTTCCTCGGCGAGCGGTACGGGCGCGAGGTCGACGCCCACGACTGGCTGGCGTGGACGGTGGCGGCGGCGCTCCCCTCCCCCGCCGGGTGCCGCGTCCCGCTGCCCGGGGACCCGGAGGTGTGGTCGGCGGGCGTGGCGCTCGGCCGGGAGCTCGCCGACGTGCAGCTGCGCGGCGCCCTGAGCGGGACGAGGCCCCGGCTGCCGGGTGGGCGGCGGCCCTATGTGCGGGCGGCGGTCCCGGCGCGGCCGACGACGATGACGTACGACTCCGAGGACGAGGCGCTGGTCCTCGACGGGGGTCGGATCTCGCCCGTACCGGCGGAGGCCTGGGAGTACCGGGTCGGCGGTGTGCGGGTCCTGGAGCAGTGGTTCGCACACCGGACGGCCCCGGCGGAGCCCGGCTCCCTGGAGGCGCTCGGGCCGGCCGCCTGGCCGCAGGAGTGGACCTCGGAGCTGCTCGACCTGGTCACCGTGCTCGCGCTGCTCGGGGCCCGGGAGCCGGAGCGCGCGGCGCTCGCGGCCGGAGGCCTCGACCGGGCGGACCTCGCCGCGGCCGGGATCCTTCCCGCCCCGTCCTGGTCCCGCCGCCCCGCCTCCGTCCTCGACCATCAGGAGGAGGGCCCGGAGGGGCAGTTCATGCTCCTCTGA
- a CDS encoding GntR family transcriptional regulator encodes MTAFAPDSLVLNRKLPLWYQVSQSLRASILGRTSDASLRLPTEEQLAAHYGVSVLTMRQALKELEEEGLISRHRRRGTFIEPGARRSTPRRLLGSIDAIVAQQSGERTTVLGHGTEPVPGELAEYFPDVPEVVAYRRLRSDGESGEPTNWAENAVRPELAAAIDPADLERWPMTKVLRDVVGVRISRITDTVEARLADPETATLLQVPLLSPILHYTGVTYDDDGRVVDVARIRYRGDRFSFTVTVEAH; translated from the coding sequence GTGACCGCCTTCGCTCCCGACTCGCTGGTCCTGAACCGCAAGCTGCCGCTCTGGTATCAGGTCTCGCAGTCGCTGCGCGCCTCGATACTGGGCCGCACGTCCGACGCCTCGCTGCGACTGCCCACCGAGGAGCAGCTCGCGGCCCACTACGGCGTGAGCGTGCTGACCATGCGCCAGGCCCTCAAGGAACTGGAGGAGGAGGGCCTGATCAGCCGGCACCGGCGGCGCGGCACCTTCATCGAGCCGGGCGCCCGGCGGTCCACGCCGCGCCGGCTGCTCGGCTCGATCGACGCGATCGTGGCCCAGCAGTCGGGCGAGCGGACGACGGTCCTCGGGCACGGCACGGAGCCGGTGCCCGGGGAGCTCGCGGAGTACTTCCCGGACGTGCCGGAGGTCGTGGCGTACCGGCGGCTGCGCAGCGACGGGGAGAGCGGCGAGCCGACCAACTGGGCGGAGAACGCGGTGCGGCCCGAGCTCGCCGCCGCGATCGACCCGGCCGATCTGGAGCGCTGGCCGATGACGAAGGTGCTGCGGGACGTGGTCGGGGTGCGGATCAGCCGCATCACGGACACGGTCGAGGCCCGTCTCGCGGACCCGGAGACGGCGACCCTGCTCCAGGTCCCGCTGCTCTCGCCGATCCTCCACTACACGGGCGTGACCTACGACGACGACGGCCGGGTCGTCGACGTGGCCCGCATCCGTTACCGGGGCGACCGCTTCTCCTTCACGGTCACGGTCGAAGCGCACTGA
- the hmgA gene encoding homogentisate 1,2-dioxygenase — protein sequence MTTEQARKTAEALTYSTGFGNEHSSEAVPGALPDGRNSPQRAPLGLYAEQLSGSAFTEPRSHNRRSWLYRIRPSAAHPPFTRIDNGTLAGAPFTETVPDPNRLRWNPLPEPAPGTDWLAGLWTLGGNGDATQRTGMAVHLYHANASMERVFGDADGELLIVPERGGLLLRTELGLLAAHPGEVALIPRGVRFRVELLDETARGYVCENYGSPFQLPDLGPIGANGLANARDFRAPVAAYEDVEGPVEVVNKYCGNLWSATYGHSPLDVVAWHGNHTPYVYDLRRFNVIGTISYDHPDPSIFTVLTSPSDTPGLAGVDFVVFAPRWLVGEDTFRPPYFHRNVMSEYMGLIEGAYDAKTAGEGGFVPGGGSLHNMMSAHGPDRETFDKASAAELKPQKIDDGLAFMFETRWPVTTTPQAAGADHLQKGYDDVWQGLERHFRP from the coding sequence ATGACCACGGAGCAGGCCAGGAAGACGGCCGAGGCGCTCACCTACAGCACCGGTTTCGGCAACGAGCACAGCTCGGAGGCGGTCCCCGGCGCACTGCCGGACGGCCGTAACTCGCCGCAGCGCGCACCCCTCGGCCTCTACGCCGAGCAGCTCAGCGGAAGCGCCTTCACCGAGCCGCGGTCCCACAACCGCCGCTCCTGGCTCTACCGGATCCGCCCCTCGGCCGCGCACCCGCCGTTCACCCGGATCGACAACGGCACCCTCGCCGGCGCCCCCTTCACCGAGACCGTGCCCGACCCGAACCGGCTGCGCTGGAACCCGCTGCCCGAGCCGGCGCCCGGCACCGACTGGCTGGCCGGCCTGTGGACCCTCGGCGGCAACGGCGACGCGACCCAGCGCACCGGCATGGCCGTGCACCTCTACCACGCCAACGCCTCCATGGAGCGGGTCTTCGGCGACGCCGACGGCGAGCTACTGATCGTCCCGGAGCGCGGCGGCCTCCTCCTCCGCACCGAGCTGGGCCTGCTCGCCGCACACCCGGGCGAGGTGGCGCTGATCCCGCGCGGTGTCCGCTTCCGCGTCGAGCTCCTCGACGAGACGGCCCGCGGTTACGTCTGCGAGAACTACGGCTCCCCGTTCCAGCTCCCGGACCTCGGCCCGATCGGCGCGAACGGTCTCGCCAACGCCCGTGACTTCCGCGCCCCGGTCGCCGCCTACGAGGACGTCGAGGGCCCGGTCGAGGTGGTCAACAAGTACTGCGGCAACCTCTGGTCGGCGACGTACGGCCACTCGCCGCTGGACGTCGTCGCCTGGCACGGCAACCACACCCCGTACGTCTACGACCTGCGCCGCTTCAACGTCATCGGGACGATCTCCTACGACCACCCCGACCCGTCGATCTTCACGGTCCTCACCTCCCCCTCCGACACCCCCGGGCTCGCGGGCGTCGACTTCGTGGTCTTCGCCCCGCGCTGGCTGGTCGGCGAGGACACCTTCCGGCCCCCGTACTTCCACCGGAACGTGATGAGCGAGTACATGGGCCTCATCGAGGGCGCGTACGACGCCAAGACCGCCGGTGAAGGGGGGTTCGTGCCCGGCGGCGGCTCGCTGCACAACATGATGTCCGCGCACGGCCCCGACCGGGAGACCTTCGACAAGGCCAGCGCCGCCGAGCTGAAGCCGCAGAAGATCGACGACGGTCTCGCCTTCATGTTCGAGACCCGCTGGCCGGTGACCACGACCCCGCAGGCGGCGGGCGCCGACCACCTGCAGAAGGGATACGACGACGTATGGCAGGGTCTTGAGCGCCACTTCCGGCCGTAA
- a CDS encoding right-handed parallel beta-helix repeat-containing protein, which produces MSWTRRFVSVLSVVLVALAAALFTAPLAQAHEERPVTLPDGTGSVPELRTGEPDLLVCKTDRADFERRVSGFPAALKARNLALFERCLRTGHRHLQQAVDAVDRPGLTIAILPGLYEEEPSLPPPTGACATLKARKSALGYQILSYAQQLRCPHNQNLVAILGKKNLQIEGTGASRLDVVIDAKYRKLNALRADGSDGVYFRNFTAQRTTFNSLYVLAADGFVIDDVLTRWNDEYGFLTFASDHGLYKNCESYGNGDSGIYPGSASNINDGHGYDVPRYSIEITGCRSHHNMVGYSGTAGDSVWVHDNELDHNMGGASMDSAFPGHPGLPQNHARFERNLIHDNNQNYYPYVADGTCAKPPVDRGYEQGVVCPQISMPPGTGIITAGGNWNLYENNWVYGHQRAAFFLSAVPAFIRGESAWDKQTDTSHHNRYAGNHLGVDKAGHARPNRTDVWWDGQGGGNCWQSDVGAATPGAPPACGTRRGEVSGSTDRLVGEPVKLAQLLVCADYNVQARRLPAGCDWYGARGLQRVETQLALGSALVLALAGGALWWRRLRGHRLAGAATLLGLVGLALDVAGSTLALTPTVLPSVALLLTGVWWTLVGLALRPARPALAWTTVALGALTLLDAFDKAVLMLPGLPVGPAWLRLLLGVVWVLWAVVAAGTRTDRTAEPPADPAADQPETVTA; this is translated from the coding sequence ATGTCGTGGACCCGAAGGTTCGTCTCCGTGCTCTCGGTCGTGCTCGTGGCCCTCGCCGCGGCCCTGTTCACCGCTCCTCTCGCCCAGGCCCACGAGGAACGGCCCGTCACCCTCCCCGACGGAACCGGCAGCGTGCCGGAACTCCGCACGGGCGAACCCGACCTCCTCGTCTGCAAGACCGACCGCGCCGACTTCGAACGCCGCGTCTCCGGCTTCCCGGCCGCCCTCAAGGCCCGCAACCTCGCCCTCTTCGAACGCTGCCTCCGCACCGGCCACCGCCACCTCCAGCAGGCCGTCGACGCCGTCGACCGGCCCGGCCTCACCATCGCGATCCTCCCCGGCCTCTACGAGGAGGAGCCCTCCCTGCCGCCGCCCACCGGCGCCTGCGCCACCCTCAAGGCCCGGAAGTCCGCGCTGGGATACCAGATCCTCAGCTACGCACAGCAGCTGCGATGCCCGCACAACCAGAACCTGGTCGCGATCCTCGGCAAGAAGAACCTCCAGATCGAAGGCACCGGCGCCTCCCGCCTCGACGTCGTCATCGACGCCAAGTACCGGAAACTCAACGCCCTCCGCGCCGACGGCTCCGACGGCGTCTACTTCCGCAACTTCACCGCCCAGCGCACCACCTTCAACTCGCTGTACGTACTCGCCGCCGACGGCTTCGTCATCGACGACGTCCTCACCCGCTGGAACGACGAGTACGGCTTCCTGACCTTCGCCTCCGACCACGGCCTCTACAAGAACTGCGAGTCCTACGGGAACGGCGACTCCGGCATCTACCCCGGCTCGGCCTCGAACATCAACGACGGCCACGGCTACGACGTCCCCCGCTACTCCATCGAGATCACCGGCTGCCGCAGCCACCACAATATGGTCGGCTACTCCGGCACCGCCGGGGACTCCGTCTGGGTCCACGACAACGAGCTCGACCACAACATGGGCGGCGCCTCCATGGACTCCGCCTTCCCCGGCCACCCCGGACTGCCCCAGAACCACGCCCGCTTCGAACGCAACCTGATCCACGACAACAACCAGAACTACTACCCGTACGTCGCCGACGGCACCTGCGCCAAGCCGCCCGTCGACCGCGGCTACGAACAGGGCGTCGTCTGCCCCCAGATCTCCATGCCGCCCGGCACCGGCATCATCACCGCCGGCGGCAACTGGAACCTCTACGAGAACAACTGGGTCTACGGCCACCAGCGCGCCGCCTTCTTCCTCAGCGCCGTCCCCGCCTTCATCCGCGGCGAGTCCGCCTGGGACAAGCAGACCGACACCTCCCACCACAACCGCTACGCCGGCAACCACCTCGGCGTCGACAAGGCCGGCCACGCCCGCCCCAACCGCACCGACGTCTGGTGGGACGGCCAGGGCGGAGGCAACTGCTGGCAGTCCGACGTCGGCGCCGCCACCCCCGGCGCCCCGCCCGCCTGCGGCACCCGCCGCGGCGAGGTCTCCGGCTCCACCGACCGGCTCGTCGGAGAACCCGTCAAACTCGCCCAGCTCCTCGTCTGCGCCGACTACAACGTCCAGGCACGCCGCCTCCCGGCAGGCTGCGACTGGTACGGCGCCCGCGGCCTCCAGCGCGTCGAGACCCAACTCGCCCTCGGCAGCGCCCTCGTCCTCGCCCTCGCCGGCGGCGCCCTCTGGTGGCGCCGGCTGCGCGGCCACCGGCTCGCCGGCGCGGCCACCCTCCTGGGCCTCGTCGGCCTCGCCCTCGACGTCGCCGGCTCGACCCTCGCCCTCACCCCGACCGTCCTCCCCTCCGTCGCGCTGCTCCTCACGGGCGTGTGGTGGACCCTCGTCGGCCTCGCCCTGCGCCCCGCCCGCCCCGCCCTCGCCTGGACCACGGTGGCCCTCGGCGCCCTCACCCTGCTCGACGCCTTCGACAAGGCGGTCCTCATGCTCCCCGGCCTCCCCGTCGGCCCCGCCTGGCTCCGCCTCCTGCTCGGCGTCGTCTGGGTGCTGTGGGCGGTGGTCGCGGCCGGCACCCGCACCGACCGCACCGCCGAGCCACCGGCCGACCCCGCCGCCGACCAGCCGGAAACGGTGACGGCATGA
- a CDS encoding TetR/AcrR family transcriptional regulator: MDPVSKTRPRTQPALRRAPVQQRSAERLARILDACAVLLDETGYEQLSTRAVAARAGVPIGSVYRFFGNKRAMVAALAHRNLDRYAERVSERLAEAPILDAHGAIDGVLDEFIEMKRTVPGFALVDFGVPAAAPGEAAADGPAGGPADGPVEAVVEDPNRLVAERICGLLATHLGRAADEELHRKVLVGVETADALVRLAFRADPAGDPALVAETRCLLHAYLAPSLS; encoded by the coding sequence ATGGACCCCGTGTCCAAGACCCGCCCCCGAACCCAGCCGGCGCTCCGCCGCGCACCCGTGCAGCAGCGCAGCGCCGAGCGGCTGGCCCGGATCCTCGACGCCTGCGCCGTACTCCTCGACGAGACCGGGTACGAGCAGTTGAGCACCCGTGCCGTCGCCGCCCGGGCCGGCGTCCCCATCGGTTCCGTCTACCGCTTCTTCGGCAACAAGCGGGCGATGGTCGCCGCCCTCGCCCACCGGAACCTCGACCGGTACGCCGAGCGGGTCTCGGAGCGGCTCGCCGAGGCGCCGATCCTCGACGCGCACGGCGCCATCGACGGCGTCCTCGACGAGTTCATCGAGATGAAGCGGACCGTCCCGGGGTTCGCGCTCGTCGACTTCGGCGTGCCCGCCGCCGCTCCCGGAGAAGCCGCGGCGGACGGCCCGGCAGGCGGTCCGGCGGACGGCCCGGTCGAGGCCGTCGTCGAGGACCCCAACCGGCTCGTCGCCGAACGGATCTGCGGGCTCCTCGCCACCCATCTGGGCCGCGCCGCCGACGAGGAGCTGCACCGGAAGGTCCTCGTCGGCGTCGAGACCGCCGACGCCTTGGTCCGGCTGGCCTTCCGCGCGGATCCCGCCGGGGACCCGGCGCTCGTCGCCGAGACGCGGTGCCTGCTCCACGCGTATCTGGCGCCCTCCCTCTCCTGA
- a CDS encoding molybdopterin oxidoreductase family protein yields MPTALRICPLCEATCGLTLTLDGSRVTGARGDRDDVFSQGFICPKGASFPEIDSDPDRLRAPLVRKDGRLQEATWAEAFDTIAARIRPIIEEYGPDSVGIVLGNPNAHTIAGALYPPLLIGALRTRNLFTASTLDQMPKHVSSGLLFGDPFAVPVPDLDRTDHLLILGANPLDSNGSLCTAPDFPGRLKALRRRGGTLTVVDPRRTRTARLADRHVAIRPGADALLLAALVHTLFDEDLTDLGPLAAHVEGVEEVRTAVREFSPEAVAAACDVDADTIRALARELAAAPTAAVYGRMGSSTVAYGSLANWLVDVLNVLTGNLDRPGGALFPLSATAPAPRPAGPGRGFALGRRHSRVSRHPEVKGELPLVALAEEIETPGEGRIRAVITVAANPVLSAPDGDRLDAALGSLDLMVAVDPYLNETTRHADVLLPPPPPSRSAHFDFAFNSFAVRDQARYTQAAVPLEADRMDECEIHARLILAVSGMHGAPPSAVDDLAIDTTLAKAVTQEHSPAYGAVPKEFAARLSGSTGAERRLDLMLRLGPYGLTLDELKAHPHGVDLGPLKPRLPALLKTRSGRIELFPEPLAADLPRLRAALDAVPEPGTLQLVGRRHLRSNNSWLHNTPALGGGSNRCTLQVHPRDAERLRLTDGGVARVKGEGGEVEVPVEVTDGVRPGVVSLPHGWGHDRPGTRLAVASTRPGVNVNQLLDGSRIDPLSGTAVLNGFPVEVSPL; encoded by the coding sequence ATGCCCACCGCCCTGCGCATCTGCCCCCTCTGCGAAGCGACCTGCGGACTCACCCTGACGCTCGACGGGAGTCGCGTCACCGGGGCGCGCGGCGACCGCGACGACGTCTTCAGTCAGGGGTTCATCTGCCCCAAGGGCGCCTCCTTCCCCGAGATCGACTCCGACCCCGACCGGCTCCGCGCCCCCCTGGTCCGCAAGGACGGCAGACTCCAGGAGGCCACCTGGGCCGAGGCGTTCGACACGATCGCCGCCCGAATCCGCCCGATCATCGAGGAGTACGGGCCGGACTCCGTGGGTATCGTCCTGGGCAACCCCAATGCGCACACGATCGCCGGCGCCCTCTACCCACCCCTGCTGATCGGCGCGTTGCGCACCCGGAACCTCTTCACCGCCTCCACGCTCGACCAGATGCCCAAGCACGTCTCCAGTGGCCTGCTCTTCGGAGACCCGTTCGCCGTCCCCGTGCCGGACCTGGACCGCACCGACCACCTGCTGATCCTCGGAGCCAACCCGCTGGACTCCAACGGCAGCCTGTGCACCGCCCCCGACTTCCCCGGCAGGCTCAAGGCGCTGCGCCGGCGCGGCGGCACCCTCACCGTCGTCGACCCCCGGCGCACCCGCACCGCCCGCCTCGCCGACCGGCACGTCGCGATCCGCCCCGGCGCCGACGCGCTGCTCCTCGCCGCCCTCGTCCACACCCTCTTCGACGAGGACCTCACCGACCTCGGCCCGCTCGCCGCCCATGTGGAGGGCGTCGAGGAGGTACGGACCGCGGTGCGGGAGTTCAGCCCCGAGGCGGTCGCCGCCGCCTGCGACGTGGACGCGGACACCATCCGCGCCCTCGCCCGGGAGCTCGCCGCCGCGCCCACCGCCGCCGTCTACGGGCGGATGGGCAGCTCCACCGTGGCGTACGGCAGCCTCGCCAACTGGCTCGTCGACGTCCTCAACGTCCTCACCGGCAACCTCGACCGGCCCGGCGGCGCGCTCTTCCCGCTCTCCGCCACCGCGCCCGCGCCCCGCCCCGCGGGACCCGGCAGGGGCTTCGCCCTCGGCCGCCGGCACAGCAGGGTCTCGCGCCACCCCGAGGTCAAGGGCGAGTTGCCGCTCGTCGCCCTCGCCGAGGAGATCGAGACGCCGGGGGAGGGGCGCATCCGCGCGGTGATCACCGTCGCCGCCAACCCCGTCCTCTCCGCCCCCGACGGGGACCGCCTCGACGCGGCCCTCGGCTCCCTCGACCTGATGGTCGCCGTCGACCCGTACCTCAACGAGACCACCCGCCACGCCGACGTCCTGCTGCCCCCGCCGCCGCCCTCCCGGAGCGCCCACTTCGACTTCGCCTTCAACTCCTTCGCCGTCCGCGACCAGGCCCGCTACACGCAGGCGGCCGTCCCCCTCGAAGCGGACCGCATGGACGAGTGCGAGATCCACGCCCGGCTGATCCTCGCCGTCTCCGGGATGCACGGCGCCCCGCCGTCCGCCGTCGACGACCTCGCCATCGACACGACCCTCGCCAAGGCCGTGACGCAGGAGCACTCGCCGGCGTACGGCGCGGTTCCCAAGGAGTTCGCCGCCCGGCTCTCCGGCTCCACCGGAGCCGAGCGGCGACTCGACCTGATGCTGCGGCTCGGGCCGTACGGCCTCACCCTCGACGAGTTGAAGGCGCACCCGCACGGTGTCGACCTCGGCCCGCTGAAGCCGCGCCTGCCCGCGCTCCTCAAGACCCGCAGCGGACGGATCGAACTGTTCCCGGAACCCCTCGCCGCCGACCTGCCCCGACTGCGGGCCGCCCTCGACGCCGTGCCGGAGCCGGGGACCCTCCAGCTCGTCGGGCGCAGGCACCTGCGCTCGAACAACAGCTGGCTGCACAACACCCCCGCTCTGGGCGGAGGTTCGAACCGCTGCACCCTCCAGGTGCACCCCCGGGACGCGGAGCGGCTGCGGCTGACCGACGGCGGGGTCGCCCGGGTGAAGGGGGAGGGCGGTGAGGTGGAGGTGCCGGTGGAGGTCACCGACGGCGTGCGGCCGGGCGTCGTCAGCCTCCCGCACGGCTGGGGCCACGACCGGCCGGGGACCCGGCTCGCCGTCGCCTCCACGCGCCCCGGCGTCAACGTCAACCAGCTGCTCGACGGGTCCCGGATCGACCCCCTGTCCGGGACCGCCGTACTGAACGGCTTCCCCGTGGAGGTCTCACCCCTATAG
- a CDS encoding CitMHS family transporter translates to MLTVLGFAMIATFLVLIMLKKMSPIAALVLIPALFCVAVGQGAQLGDYVIEGVGKLAPTAAMLMFAIVYFGVMIDVGLFDPIVRGILRFCKADPVRVVVGTAVLAAIVSLDGDGSTTFMITVSAMYPLYKRLKMSLVVMTGVAATANGVMNTLPWGGPTARAATALKLDAADIFVPMIPALGVGLLFVFVLAYVLGRRERKRIGYLTLDEVLVPETDAVLVTAGGGKGKGQGQGQGQGGGGKATGSTGDATGAATGTSAGEGDGFQGLDPNRTTLRPRLYWFNAALTVALLAAMILELLPIPVLFLLGAALALTVNFPKMTEQKERIAAHADNVLNVAGMVFAAAVFTGVLTGTGMVKHMADWLVGAIPAGMGPHMALVTGVLSLPLTYFMSNDGFYFGVLPVLAEAGAAHGVSSLEIARASLVGQALHMSSPLVPAVYVLVGMAKVEFGDHTRFTVKWAALTSLVVLAAGILFGII, encoded by the coding sequence ATGCTGACCGTCCTCGGCTTCGCCATGATCGCGACCTTCCTGGTTTTGATCATGCTGAAAAAGATGTCGCCGATCGCGGCGCTCGTACTGATTCCCGCGCTGTTCTGCGTCGCGGTCGGGCAGGGGGCCCAGCTCGGCGACTACGTCATCGAAGGGGTCGGCAAGCTGGCGCCGACCGCCGCGATGCTGATGTTCGCGATCGTCTACTTCGGCGTCATGATCGACGTCGGTCTCTTCGACCCGATCGTCCGGGGCATCCTGCGCTTCTGCAAGGCGGACCCCGTGCGGGTCGTCGTGGGTACGGCGGTGCTCGCCGCGATCGTCTCGCTGGACGGCGACGGCTCCACCACCTTCATGATCACCGTCTCGGCGATGTATCCGCTCTACAAGCGGCTCAAGATGAGCCTGGTGGTCATGACGGGTGTCGCCGCCACCGCCAACGGCGTCATGAACACCCTGCCGTGGGGCGGACCCACCGCCCGCGCCGCGACCGCGCTCAAGCTGGACGCCGCCGACATCTTCGTGCCGATGATCCCCGCGCTCGGCGTGGGCCTGCTCTTCGTCTTCGTGCTGGCGTACGTGCTTGGGCGCCGCGAGCGCAAGCGCATCGGCTACCTGACCCTCGACGAGGTGCTGGTCCCGGAGACCGACGCGGTGCTGGTCACGGCGGGCGGCGGCAAGGGCAAGGGCCAGGGTCAGGGCCAGGGCCAGGGCGGTGGCGGGAAGGCGACGGGCTCCACCGGCGACGCCACCGGTGCGGCGACCGGTACGAGTGCCGGCGAGGGCGACGGGTTCCAGGGGCTCGACCCGAACCGGACGACGCTCCGCCCCCGGCTGTACTGGTTCAACGCCGCCCTGACGGTGGCGCTGCTCGCGGCGATGATCCTCGAACTGCTGCCGATCCCGGTGCTGTTCCTCCTCGGCGCCGCCCTCGCGCTCACCGTCAACTTCCCGAAGATGACCGAGCAGAAGGAGCGGATCGCCGCCCACGCGGACAACGTCCTCAACGTCGCCGGCATGGTCTTCGCCGCCGCCGTCTTCACCGGCGTCCTCACCGGCACGGGCATGGTCAAGCACATGGCCGACTGGCTCGTCGGCGCCATCCCGGCGGGCATGGGCCCGCACATGGCCCTGGTCACCGGCGTGCTGAGCCTCCCGCTCACGTACTTCATGTCGAACGACGGCTTCTACTTCGGCGTGCTCCCGGTCCTCGCGGAGGCGGGCGCGGCCCACGGGGTGTCGTCCCTGGAGATCGCCCGCGCCTCCCTGGTCGGCCAGGCCCTGCACATGTCGAGCCCGCTGGTTCCCGCCGTGTACGTGCTGGTCGGCATGGCGAAGGTGGAGTTCGGCGACCACACCCGGTTCACGGTGAAGTGGGCCGCGCTGACCTCGCTGGTCGTGCTGGCGGCCGGGATCCTCTTCGGGATCATCTGA